Genomic segment of Paraburkholderia agricolaris:
CGCGACGGCGACCACGGGGCGGGGCACGGGCGCGGCTGCTTCTTTCTTCGAGCACGCGGCGAGCGTGACGATACCGGCGAGCGCGAGCGCGAATGCCGCGCGGCGCAAACGCGCGGGACGGGCAGGCCGATGGAACTGCTGGCGCATCGCAGGCGATGCGGGAAGACCGGGACGCTTCACAATTACCCCAACTGGAGACAGCGAACGAACACGGCAAGCCGCAGCGGCCCGCCAGCGAAGACGCGCGGCCCGGAGCATGTGAATCATGCAACTGGCATACGCATCTGACTTCGAATGGATGAGTGCATTCTAATACACACCTGTATTTGAATGTTGAGGTGAATTGGAATTCTTTTCGGTGCTAGACTTGCGACCATGAAACGGCAACGACTTACACGCGAGCAGAGCAAAGACCAGACGCGCCAGCGTCTGCTCGACGCTGGGCAGGCGATTTTTATGAAGAAAGGCTTTGTCGCGGCGAGTGTCGAAGACATCGCCGGGGCGGCGGGTTATACACGCGGCGCGTTCTATTCGAACTTCCGCAGCAAGAACGAGTTGTTCCTCGAACTACTGCGGCGCGACCACGAGACCATGCAGGCGGGTTTGCATGCCATCTTTGAGGACGCGGCCTCGCGCGAGGAGATGGAAGCGCGCGTGCTGCGCTACTACAGCAGCCTGCATCGCGAGAACAAGTGCTTCCTGATGTGGGTGGAGGCGAAGCTGCTCGCCGTGCGCGACGGCCGCTTCCGGATACGTTTTAACGCGTTCATGCACGAGAAACTCGAGCAGTTGAGCGCGTACATCCGCGAATTCTCGGCGCGAGTCGGCACGCCGCTACCGCTGCCGGCGGAGACGCTGGCGATGGGCTTGATGGGGTTGTGCGACGGCGTGCAGTTCTTCTACACGGTCGACCCGCAGAATGTGTCGGCGGAGATGGCCGAAACGGTGCTGGCGGGATTTTTCGCGCGCGTGGTGTTCGGGCGCGACGCTTGATCGGCGTTAGATCGGCGCCTGATCGATACCCCGATCAGTCTGACGAATGACGGACCGGGAGTGCGAGGAGTGCCGGCGAATCAGCTCGCCGGCAATTGCGCGCAGGCGTCCGCAACCGGTGTGGCGCAGACGAACGAATACTGCCCGCTGTAGCGCAGGACTTCTTCACCAACGTGCAGGACGACCTTGATCTGCGGGCACCGCTCGTAGGCGATAAACGCCGAACAGGCCGCTGCTGACCAGCAAACCAGTGAAAACGCGATTTTTTCGAGAAGCTGAAAACGATGTGGCATAGCGATAAATTCCTTTCGGGCGCTATGTTACCAGTATCTAAGGGTTTATACCTACCTTATCTTCACAATAAGCCTCGCAATAGTGTCGCGAGCGCATCAGAAACCTGACCGAATTGTCATGTTCGGGTCAGGGTTGGGACATGGTCCGATCGATACAATCGAATCGTTGGGCAAATCCGCGCGCGCCTTGTCGTGCGGGTCGACACAGGCGGCAGTATTGCGCCGGCCCGGCTCTACCGAGGCAGGAGTCGTCTCATGAATCAATTGCAGTCGATGCGCGTATTCGTCAAGGTCGCGGACCTTGGCAGTTTCGTCGGCGCGGCTGGCGCGCTGGATCTTTCCACCGCCGTCGTCACGCGCCACGTCGCGGATCTGGAAGCGCGTCTCGGCACGCGGCTGCTCAATCGCACGACGCGCCGTCTCTCGCTGACCGAGTCCGGCAGGACCTATCTGGAGCGGGTGCGCCACATTCTCGACGACCTGGAAGGCGTCGAGCAGATGGTGGTGGCGCGCAATCACGAACCGGTCGGAACCTTGCGCATTGTCGCGCCGGTGGTGTTCGGGCTGCATAGCCTCGCGCCGGTGGTGCAGTCGTACGCCCAGCGTTATCCGGACGTGGTGCCCGACGTGACGCTGGCGGATCGCAACGTCGATCTGGTGGAAGAGGGCTTCGATGTCGGGATCATGGTGGCGCGGCAGATGCGCAGCGCGAGCATCGTCACGCGGCGTCTGACCACGGGTTACATGACGGTCTGCGCGACGCCCGCTTATCTCGAGCAGCACGGCACACCGGTGCGCCCGGAGGATCTGTTGACGCACCCTTGTCTGAGCCGGCCTGCCGAGCAGGGCGGTGACGAGAAGGTATTTACCGGACCGCAGGGCGAAGTGCGGGTCAGGCCCACCAACGCGATTGCTGCGAACAACACCGAGATGCTGCGGCAGTTCGCGCTGCTGGGTATGGGCGTGGCGATTTTGCCGAGCTATCTGATTGGCCGGGATCTGGCATCCGGGCGTCTGGTGCCGTTGCTTGGCGATTACCGGCTGCCGCAAATCGAAATCACGATCGCGTACCCCAGCCGCCTTCATTTGCCGGCGAAAGTGCGCACCTTTATCGACCACCTGGTCGCGCATTTCCAGCAGACCGACGAGCACACACGCGATTCGCGCGCCGCGCTGCCGCGGCGTGTCGTGACCAGTTCGCCGGTCTATGCCGATGATCTGCCGGTGTCGGCCCTGCCGGGCGATACGGCCCGGCCGAAGCGCCAGACTTCGCGCGGGGGAATCGCGGCGGCGTCGCCGCTTTGATGCGCGAGCGGTACGCGGGCGCCTGAAGCACGCCTACCCCCGGTGGGAGGCGCCCGCCTGCCTAGATCCACACGTCGTTCGCCGCCGTGCGTTCGTTGCTTTCTTCACCGGTGTTCTTCACGCCGCGCGGCTCGATCAGCAGCAGCTTGACCTCGCGTTCGGCGTACGGTTTGTGCTCGGTGCCTTTGGGCACCACGAACATTTCTCCTGCCGAGAGCAGCACGGATCCATCGCGCATGTCGATGCGCAACTGCCCATCGACCACGATAAACGTTTCGTCCGTGTCGGCATGCTCGTGCCAGATAAAGTCGCCTTCGATGCGCACCAGCTTGAACTGGTAGTCGTTCATTTCCGCGACGACACGCGGTTGCCATTGGTCGTCGATGAGCCGCAGCTTTTCAGCAAAATTGATGGCGCGGTGAGGCGATTGAATCGTTGAATGACTGGACATCGAAGTGTTCCTCCTGAACGGTAGGTGTCAGACAGGAGCGTAGGGCGGGCGGCGCTATCGGGTCTTGTACGTTTGTGCGCGCGGCTGCGGCGCGGAGGGAGCGGCACCGAACTGCCGCCCAACGCCCAACACCCAAACCCCAGCGCCTCGATGTTGCTCGAACGCCGTCTTAACGCGTTCCGCGCGCCGAAGGTCCCAGCATCCTGAGCCAATGTGCCGGCGCAACGCCCCATGCGCGCTTGAAGTGCCGGGTCATATGGCTCTGGTCGGTAAAGCCGGCCGCCGCCGCTGCAGCGGCAAGCGGCACGCCCTGAACCGCCAGACGGCGCACGAGATCGAGGCGGCGCATGCTCAGATAACGGTGCGGACTCGTGCCGAACAGGGCGCGAAAATCTCGCGACAAACTCCAGCGGTCACGGCCAGCAGCGGCCGCCAGTTCGTCGAGCGTCACTGCGCTGTCGAGCGAGCCGAGCATATACTCGCGCGCCCGCTCCGCCGCGCGGTAATCCACCGGCCGGCGCGTGGGCGCCGCACCGGCCACGGCGTCGAGCGCGATCGCCAGATCGTAGAGCGCATCGTCCTGTTCGAGCGAATCGATAGCGCAATCCATGGTGCGCAACAGGCTCTCGGTCGCAGCAAACAGACGCGGGTCGTGCGACAAGCCGCCTTTGACGAAGGGCAGAGGCTTGCCGCCGAGCGCCTGCTGGAACAGCGCCGGGTCGACGTAGATCATCCGGTAATGAAAACCGTCGCCCGTGCCGGCCTGGCCGTCGTGCGGCTCATCGGGATGCAGCACCATCGTGCCGCCCGGCAGACTGTTGCAAGTGCTGCCGCGGTAGTGAAAGCTCTGCACGCCCGCGAGCGTGCGGCCTATCGCATAGGTATCGTGCCGGTGCATCGCATAGCCGGCGTGATGGAAGAAGGCTTCGATTCGCTCGATGCCGCTCGTGTCGCCCGAATGCGGCGAGCGATAGATCCAGTCGGCGGAGGGTTTCGGATCGGACGAAAGGGAGCCGGCCGAACCTGATGAGTCTGGCGAACCTGGCGAAACTGGCATTGCGACCTGCCTTCCGCTCATGCTCCCAGACCCGGTCCGTAGTTGCCGCTGATCAGGCGCGTGACCGACGTCACGTCGGCGTAATCCTGCTCCGGCAGGCCGTCGAGCATCGACAGCACCTCGTTGCTCGCACCGGCTTCGCGCGCGGCGTCGACTAGCGCGTCCTTGTAAGTCGGGAAATTGACTTCGCGCAGAACGTCGGCGATCTGCAGATCAATCGATTCGTCCGGAATAGCCGATGCGGTCATGCAGATGCTCCCAAGGGGCTGTTGTCAGGTTTGCAAATGTTCGTTCTGGCCCGAGAAGCTTCGCTCGAGATGCCGCGACTTGGGCAGCGCGATGAATTGCCATTGTTGCGGACGATTTTCGTCGGTGACGGCAACATCCGGCGCCGGCGGCGCGACGGGTGCGGCGTCGGCGCGTTCGGCAAGGCTACTGGCGGCCGTGCTGTCGGGCGCGGTGTGAACCGGCGCGGCGAAGCACGAGGCTGACAGCGTCACCATGGTCAACAGTGTCGAGGTTTTCATCGCCCGACCTCCTAAGCTCATGCGGCGCTGACAGTGAAGCACGCGCTGTGCCGTCCCCGCGTCGAAAGGAGGGCCCAACCTGCACGCGGCTCTGCGTCATGCGAGCGGCATGCATCTACCATCTTAGATGGCAAACGGCTGCGGCGCGCGCGCAAAAGAGACAAAACCTAATTGTAGATTTCACATGATGGCAGGAAAAAGGCAACGCAGTCGCGAACGGTCGTACCGCGCCTATGTTGCGCCGCAATAAACGGCAAGCAGACGACCGGCAGGCGGCAAGCAGACGGTAAGCAACAAGCGTCCCGTCTAGCGCAGCACCTCGAAGCGGGTCCACGGCCACGAGGGCCGGTCGCGCATGTAACCGTTGAGCCAGTTCCACTGCGGATGGCGCTTCATGAACGCCTGGGCGTCGAACGGCCGCCCGCACGGATGTCCCCAGCGCGCGGTGAAGGCCATTGCACGCGCCATGTCGCTGTCGACCACTTTGCCGTCGTTAGCGCCCCACGGATTGAACGGCCCGTGATCGGTGCCGCCAAAGCGCGCGTCGTCCAGTTCCAGATGCCCGCAGATGGTGCGCGAGCAGGGGTTGTCGTTGCGATCGAGATAGACGTCGTGATGATCGGCGATCATCTCTTTCGCGAGTTCGGCGTCGATCTTGCCGTGATGCATTTCTTCGAGCTGCATGAAGCGCAGGCGGCGCGCGCCGTTTTTGCGCACATCCGTATAGTCTTCGCCTTCGCCGATGCATTCCTGGTTGCGGATCTTCAGATCGGTTGCGGTGTTGTAGCCGCTATAGAAGCCGTTTTTCGTACTCTCGAAACCGGAATAGTGCAGCCCCAGTTCGTAGCGCGCGATCTCGCCGGTCTTGGTGTCGCCGAGCAGCCAACTGTTCGCATAGCCGCCGTTATTGGCGACCGCGAACATCTCGCACCATTCGCCGATGTCGTTGGCATATTGCGACGCGCGCCGCGAGCGGTAGAACTCCGGCGCGCCGGCCGCGTTGTAGCCGACGAAGTTGGAGATGGTGGTTTCAGTGACCATCAGGCCGGCCTGGGTGACCCAGAAATCGGTGAGGCTGGAGATGCAGCCCGGCAAGCCCTGCATCAGGATGCGGTTGCCGCGATCCGGCACGATGTCGAACACCACATTGAATGCGTCGCCCGCGGCGTAGCGGTCCCACGAGTTATGCGCCATGACGATGCGGCCGTCGCGGGTGGCATTGCCGGTGGCGATGAACGCGCTGCAGTGGTGGCCGCGGCGTCCGCGCCACGGCTTCACGCCGAGCTGCGGCTGCCGGGCCGCCGCATGGCTCGGCCACCAGCTTTGCAGCAGATCCATGTAGCCGTTCCAGGCCAGCACTTCGGCGAACGGCAGCTTGGCGCCGTCGGCGATGCCCTGGATTTCGTCGGCGAATTCGGTGTCGAGTTTGTTGGCGAACTGGGATACGGCGGCGTCGACGAAGGTATCGAAGTCTTCGCCGGTGTCCCATTTCGCCAGGTAGCGGGCGGTGCGGATCGCGTTCTGGATTTCAGTGGCGAGCAACTGGCCGTGCTGCTCGCCGCGATCGTACGGCTCGCCTTCTATATGCAGAAAAATCCAGCCGGACTGATCACGGCGTACGGCGTCGAGGGACGGTTCGCTCATCTTCGCTCCGATCGAAGGGCGGGCGTTCAGGCGCCCGTCATGGCGTAACGCGCACTGCGTGCAAAGCGCGGCAGCGGTTTCCCCATTGTAGAGAATCTGCCGTGCTTTGCACGGACGCGCAGCCGCGGCGTGCCGCGTGCAGCCTAGCGCGTCGGATTCATACGGAAGTACGCATCGAGCAGCGAAGTCTTGTACACCACCCCCGCCAGCTTCGGATCCGCGGCGCTTTCAACCACCGGCAAGCGTTCCCCCTGGAACGCCATGAAGTGCTGCAGCGCGACGCCGAGCGGCATATCCGGCGTCAGCACGTCGAAATGCGGCTGCAGATAATCCGCGGCCGTTTTCGCGGCGGTGTCGCTTTTATCGAGCAGATCGGAGGTGATGTCCTTGAGCGCGACCACGCCGAGAAACGCGCCGGATTCATTGGCGACATACAGATACTTCACCGGATATTCGAGGAACACGCGAGTCATGTCGTGCACGCTCGCGTTCGGCGGCACGACGGTTTCGGCGGGGCGGATCAGCTCGCGCATCTGCGTCGCGCGCAGACGGGTGCGCTCCAGTTCCTCCTGATTGCGGCGCAGCGTGATTTCGTACATCGAGGTTTTGCCGATCGCGCGCGACACGAAGTACGCAACCACGCACGACAGCATCAGCGGCAGCACCACCTGATAGCTGAGCGTCATTTCGAAGATCATCAGGATCGCCATCAGCGGCGCCTGCGTGGCGCCGGCCAGAAACGCGCCCATGCCGACCATGGCGTAAGCGAATGGCGCCGAAGTACTGTGCGGCCACAACGCGTGCATGCCGAGGCCGAACAGCGAGCCGACCACCGCGCCGACGAACAGCGTCGGTGTGAAGACCCCGCCGATCGCGCCTGAGCCCACGGTCGCCGAGGTCGCGACGATCTTGAACACCAGCACGAGGACGAGCGCGGACCATGTCCACGGCGAGTGCAGAATGGAATTGACGACGCTGTAGCCGTTGCCCCATACCTCAGGCGTCCACACGGACAGAATGCCGACGACCAGCCCGCCCAACGCCAGCCGGATGGGCAGCGGCAGGGGCAGTTTGCGGAAGTTGGCTTTCGAGAAGTCCATCAGCCGCAGAAACTGCGGCGCGGCCGCACCGCACAGCAGCCCGAGCCCGACGAACAGCAGCACTTCGGCGCCCGCCACCGGCGGAAACACCGGCATCTCGTAGGGCGGCTTGTAGCTGGTGAACTCGCGCATCGTGATGTTGGCGACCACCGCCGAGACCACCACCGGGCCGAAGCTTTCCATCACGATCGAGCCGAGCACGATTTCCGTGACGAAAAACGCACCGGCAATCGGCGCGCTGTACGCGGCGGTAATCCCGGCCGCCGCGCCGCAGGCGACGAGCAGGCGCAGGCGTGGCGGATCGAGATGCACCCAGCGGCCGATCAGCGAGGCGGCCAGCGCCGCCAGTTGCACCATCGGCCCTTCGCGGCCGATCGAGCCGCCGCTCGAAATCGTGAACAGCGACGACACGCTGCGCCAGAAGCTCAACTTGACCGGCACCACGCCGTCACCGATCGCGACGGCTTCCATGTAGTCGATGTGATTGGACTTGTCGACGTGGCGTCGCGCGATCAGGAGAAAAAAGCCGGCGATCAGGCCGCCTGCGGCGGGCAGCCATACGCGCACGGTCCACGGCAGGCCGCGCGCCATCTCGACGAAACTGCCGGACTTGCCGACCACCGCCAGTTGCAGCAGCGCGATGCCCTCGCGAAAGGCAATCGTCGCGAACGCGCCCGCCACGCCGACCACCACCGACCAGACCAGCATCGTATGGGCGTCGGACAGACGGAACAGGGTCTGGGCGCGGGTGCGCAGCTTCAGCAGGAATGAAAGCACGTCGGCAGGAAAGGGTGTGATGGGTGGATGGAATGCGCGTACGGTAACAGCATTGCGCCCGCAGGCGGAAGCGGGCGCAATGTGCAGGGTTCGCGACGGCGCGTGGCGTGGCTCAAGCCGCCGCCTTATCGAGTTCCGGGTAGTGCCGGAAGATGCAGGCTTCGTTATGCGCGATGCGCCGCTCGGACTGCAGATAAGCGGCGATGTTCGGCCGCTCGATCACGGCGTCGTGCAACGCCGCAAGGCGCGGATAGTGTTCGCCGAAACGCTTGAGCGCGCGCGGAAACGCGTACAGCAGGCCGTCGATCAACTGGAACATCGACAGGTCCACGTAAGTGAGCGCGTCCCCCACCATGAACGTGTCGCCGGCCGGGTTCTGTTTCAGCACGCGCTCGAAGTACGACATGAACTTCGGAATCCGCTGGTCGATGAACTCGTGCGCGCGCACTTTGGCGGCGTCTTTCTGGTCTTCGTAATACAAGGCGCTGGCGAGCGGATGATGCGTGTCGTGTGCTTCGGTCACCATATCGGCGATCGTCAGTTGCAGCCCATTGGCCACGTAGCGCAAGCTCTCAATCGATGGCGCGAGTTTGAGCTTCGGGCCAAGGTAGAACAGGATGTTGGCGGTCTGCGCGATCACCAGATCGCCGTCTTTCAGAAATGGCGGCGCGAACGGCGGATAGGGCTCGTCCTTACTCTTCATGATCGCCATCATCGCGTTTGTGCCGAGGCCGTCCGACGGTTCGCCGCGCGCCACTTCCACATAGTCCGCGCCGGCTTCTTCCAGTGCCAGCCGCACGAATTCTCCGCGGCCCTGCAGGCCGTCCCAATAGTAAAGTTCCAGGCTCATCGATCAGTCCTCATTCCGGTTGCATGAACGGGTTGCATAAGCTGACAGCGCCAGCAACCAGTATGCCGCGCATGCGTGCCGGATGGTTCGCCTGAACGCACAAAACCCCGCACGCGGCGGGGTTGGCAAGGAGGCGAGGGCGGTTTAGCCGAGCAGGTGCTGGACGGTCCATGTAATACCCAATCCGCCGGCAATCAACCACACGTACAGGATGAAGCCGGTGGTCAAAGCGCGCGGGCCTGCCTGACGGATCTGCGCGATGCGGGTTTCGATACCGAGCGCGGTCATGGCCATGGTGAGCGCGAAGGTGTCGAGCATGTTCAGTGTGCTGGTTGCGCTCTCGGGCAGGACGTGCAGCGAGTTGATCACGACGAAGGCCAGGAAGCCGAGCGCGAACCAGGGAATCGCCATCTTGCGCGGCGCGTGTTGCTTGCCGTCTTTGGCCGCTCCGGTGGCAGCCGCGTTGCGTGCCGGGCGGTTCACCCACATGCCGATCACCAGCAGCACCGGCACCAGCAGCATCACCCGGGTCATCTTGACGATGGTCGCGATATGGGTTGCCTCCGGGCTCACATTGCTGGCCGCGCCGACCACCTGCGCCACTTCATGAATCGTGCCGCCGAAGAACAGGCCCGCGCCAACCGTGTCGAGATGCAGCCAGCCCGCCTTGAACAGCACCGGGTACAGGAACATCGAGAGGGTGCCGAACAGCACCACGCTGCCCACGGCCATCGCGCTCTTGTGCGGCTTGGATTGCAGCGTCGACTCGAATGCGAGCACGGCAGCCGCACCGCAGATCGCGCTGCCCGCAGCCGTGAGCAGTGCCGTGTCGCGGTCGAGTTTCATGATCTTCATGCCGGCCCACGTACCGATCGCTAGCGTGCTGACGACGACCAGCACCGATTCAGCGAGGCCGGGCAGGCCGACCTGAGCGATTTCCTGCAGGCTGACTCGCAAGCCGAAAAATGCCACGGCGATGCGCAGGAGTTTGCGCGCCGAGAAGTTGACCCCGGCCGCCCAGCTTTCGGGCATGCCGTCGCGCAGTGCGTTGCCGTAAATAGCGCCCGCCACAATGCCGACGATCAGCGGGCTCAAACCCAGCCCGGCGATGGCCGGGATCGCCGCGATGCGGGTGACGGCGGCGGCAAACAGGGCCACGAAGAGAATGCCGTTGAGCTGGCCGCGGGTGGAGGACGATCCGGCGGGTGTCGCAGTAGCGGTGAGATGAGCGGTGGACATGGCGTAATGCCTTCCTATGACTGTTCTGATTCGATAGCTGCAATCCTAAATTAGATATATCGATATGAAAAATCGTGATTTAGAATGTAAAGTATCAGTTGTGCGGATACTTTGACCACCATGACCCCGGACCAACTTATAACGTTTGCCGCCGTTGCGGAACATCGCAATATCAGCCGGGCGGCCGTGGCGCTGCATTTATCGCAGCCGGCCGTGTCCGGACAACTGCGACAACTACAGGACGAATTCGGCGAGCCGCTTTACTTGCGCGACG
This window contains:
- a CDS encoding LysR family transcriptional regulator, with the translated sequence MNQLQSMRVFVKVADLGSFVGAAGALDLSTAVVTRHVADLEARLGTRLLNRTTRRLSLTESGRTYLERVRHILDDLEGVEQMVVARNHEPVGTLRIVAPVVFGLHSLAPVVQSYAQRYPDVVPDVTLADRNVDLVEEGFDVGIMVARQMRSASIVTRRLTTGYMTVCATPAYLEQHGTPVRPEDLLTHPCLSRPAEQGGDEKVFTGPQGEVRVRPTNAIAANNTEMLRQFALLGMGVAILPSYLIGRDLASGRLVPLLGDYRLPQIEITIAYPSRLHLPAKVRTFIDHLVAHFQQTDEHTRDSRAALPRRVVTSSPVYADDLPVSALPGDTARPKRQTSRGGIAAASPL
- a CDS encoding cupin domain-containing protein, which encodes MSSHSTIQSPHRAINFAEKLRLIDDQWQPRVVAEMNDYQFKLVRIEGDFIWHEHADTDETFIVVDGQLRIDMRDGSVLLSAGEMFVVPKGTEHKPYAEREVKLLLIEPRGVKNTGEESNERTAANDVWI
- a CDS encoding AraC family transcriptional regulator gives rise to the protein MPVSPGSPDSSGSAGSLSSDPKPSADWIYRSPHSGDTSGIERIEAFFHHAGYAMHRHDTYAIGRTLAGVQSFHYRGSTCNSLPGGTMVLHPDEPHDGQAGTGDGFHYRMIYVDPALFQQALGGKPLPFVKGGLSHDPRLFAATESLLRTMDCAIDSLEQDDALYDLAIALDAVAGAAPTRRPVDYRAAERAREYMLGSLDSAVTLDELAAAAGRDRWSLSRDFRALFGTSPHRYLSMRRLDLVRRLAVQGVPLAAAAAAAGFTDQSHMTRHFKRAWGVAPAHWLRMLGPSARGTR
- a CDS encoding DUF2795 domain-containing protein, whose translation is MTASAIPDESIDLQIADVLREVNFPTYKDALVDAAREAGASNEVLSMLDGLPEQDYADVTSVTRLISGNYGPGLGA
- a CDS encoding ClcB-like voltage-gated chloride channel protein, producing the protein MLSFLLKLRTRAQTLFRLSDAHTMLVWSVVVGVAGAFATIAFREGIALLQLAVVGKSGSFVEMARGLPWTVRVWLPAAGGLIAGFFLLIARRHVDKSNHIDYMEAVAIGDGVVPVKLSFWRSVSSLFTISSGGSIGREGPMVQLAALAASLIGRWVHLDPPRLRLLVACGAAAGITAAYSAPIAGAFFVTEIVLGSIVMESFGPVVVSAVVANITMREFTSYKPPYEMPVFPPVAGAEVLLFVGLGLLCGAAAPQFLRLMDFSKANFRKLPLPLPIRLALGGLVVGILSVWTPEVWGNGYSVVNSILHSPWTWSALVLVLVFKIVATSATVGSGAIGGVFTPTLFVGAVVGSLFGLGMHALWPHSTSAPFAYAMVGMGAFLAGATQAPLMAILMIFEMTLSYQVVLPLMLSCVVAYFVSRAIGKTSMYEITLRRNQEELERTRLRATQMRELIRPAETVVPPNASVHDMTRVFLEYPVKYLYVANESGAFLGVVALKDITSDLLDKSDTAAKTAADYLQPHFDVLTPDMPLGVALQHFMAFQGERLPVVESAADPKLAGVVYKTSLLDAYFRMNPTR
- a CDS encoding glutathione S-transferase family protein, which codes for MSLELYYWDGLQGRGEFVRLALEEAGADYVEVARGEPSDGLGTNAMMAIMKSKDEPYPPFAPPFLKDGDLVIAQTANILFYLGPKLKLAPSIESLRYVANGLQLTIADMVTEAHDTHHPLASALYYEDQKDAAKVRAHEFIDQRIPKFMSYFERVLKQNPAGDTFMVGDALTYVDLSMFQLIDGLLYAFPRALKRFGEHYPRLAALHDAVIERPNIAAYLQSERRIAHNEACIFRHYPELDKAAA
- a CDS encoding C45 family autoproteolytic acyltransferase/hydolase, whose product is MSEPSLDAVRRDQSGWIFLHIEGEPYDRGEQHGQLLATEIQNAIRTARYLAKWDTGEDFDTFVDAAVSQFANKLDTEFADEIQGIADGAKLPFAEVLAWNGYMDLLQSWWPSHAAARQPQLGVKPWRGRRGHHCSAFIATGNATRDGRIVMAHNSWDRYAAGDAFNVVFDIVPDRGNRILMQGLPGCISSLTDFWVTQAGLMVTETTISNFVGYNAAGAPEFYRSRRASQYANDIGEWCEMFAVANNGGYANSWLLGDTKTGEIARYELGLHYSGFESTKNGFYSGYNTATDLKIRNQECIGEGEDYTDVRKNGARRLRFMQLEEMHHGKIDAELAKEMIADHHDVYLDRNDNPCSRTICGHLELDDARFGGTDHGPFNPWGANDGKVVDSDMARAMAFTARWGHPCGRPFDAQAFMKRHPQWNWLNGYMRDRPSWPWTRFEVLR
- a CDS encoding YeiH family protein, with the protein product MSTAHLTATATPAGSSSTRGQLNGILFVALFAAAVTRIAAIPAIAGLGLSPLIVGIVAGAIYGNALRDGMPESWAAGVNFSARKLLRIAVAFFGLRVSLQEIAQVGLPGLAESVLVVVSTLAIGTWAGMKIMKLDRDTALLTAAGSAICGAAAVLAFESTLQSKPHKSAMAVGSVVLFGTLSMFLYPVLFKAGWLHLDTVGAGLFFGGTIHEVAQVVGAASNVSPEATHIATIVKMTRVMLLVPVLLVIGMWVNRPARNAAATGAAKDGKQHAPRKMAIPWFALGFLAFVVINSLHVLPESATSTLNMLDTFALTMAMTALGIETRIAQIRQAGPRALTTGFILYVWLIAGGLGITWTVQHLLG
- a CDS encoding TetR/AcrR family transcriptional regulator, whose product is MKRQRLTREQSKDQTRQRLLDAGQAIFMKKGFVAASVEDIAGAAGYTRGAFYSNFRSKNELFLELLRRDHETMQAGLHAIFEDAASREEMEARVLRYYSSLHRENKCFLMWVEAKLLAVRDGRFRIRFNAFMHEKLEQLSAYIREFSARVGTPLPLPAETLAMGLMGLCDGVQFFYTVDPQNVSAEMAETVLAGFFARVVFGRDA